The Natrinema salaciae genome includes a window with the following:
- a CDS encoding TRAP transporter permease, with the protein MNSEPRSDRPLVSRVPRVLDISVTLSSLLFWAIVLYWARTQGWARVKYGVIFIGAILTVYAIDQTRQAFEDGDRLDGAVLLPASIVLITASVYFALNFDRVYVSQQGYALEHEYMLARLIILSILYLTWREFGNLFLGLVGGVILYGVYGNMAPGILNHGGMTELTLLQSLVTDLYGFYGSLTQLTAAWIAPFLLYAGLLFAYGAFDLILRVAIESANYIRSGVAQTAVLSSTVIGSINGSYTANAAMTGSFTIPTMKDSGMAPHRAAAIEAVASTSGQVLPPVMGASAFVMASYLGVSYLNIVIAGIIPAAILVASIGIAVHYTAISDSSSQEMDFSEFFDEELTNRQKTSEAIRFGIPFLVLIYLLGIAQYTVMTAALWTIVSMIVTGVCFPTVQRFVDESDTGAGSEFVTQIWNTVHGFRRGALILAPIAIILAAVNGVVDIFSVTGVPNKIALLLIDLSGGVLLLAVLLAMLVSILMGVGMPTVAAYVIVAILIAPTLISDFNIPEITAHYTVFYAAILAGITPPVATAAVVTAGIAEANFWRVCGAAIKIAAPLFVLPVAFVYNPGMISMSFGSTTVIAGSLVLLGAIAMIYGLNYPFRMRVGRRVALRVGLTVLGAVVMVYPGRYLKLAGIVLFAGVFITEKVMVRGMELPFLRGVGQ; encoded by the coding sequence ATGAATTCAGAACCACGTTCCGACCGTCCACTCGTATCACGAGTCCCCCGCGTCCTCGATATCAGCGTCACGCTCAGTTCGCTCCTCTTCTGGGCGATCGTCCTCTATTGGGCGCGCACGCAGGGATGGGCCCGGGTGAAATACGGCGTGATCTTCATCGGTGCGATTCTCACCGTTTACGCGATCGATCAGACGCGGCAGGCGTTCGAGGACGGCGACCGTCTCGACGGGGCCGTCCTGTTGCCGGCGTCGATCGTCCTCATCACGGCGTCGGTCTATTTCGCCCTGAACTTCGACCGCGTCTACGTCAGCCAACAGGGGTACGCGCTCGAACACGAGTACATGCTGGCGCGGCTTATCATCCTCTCGATCCTCTACCTCACGTGGCGGGAGTTCGGGAACCTGTTCCTCGGCCTCGTCGGCGGCGTCATCCTCTACGGCGTCTACGGCAACATGGCGCCGGGGATACTGAACCACGGAGGGATGACCGAGCTCACGCTCCTGCAGTCGCTGGTCACCGACCTGTACGGGTTTTACGGGAGCCTCACCCAGCTGACCGCGGCGTGGATCGCACCGTTCCTGCTGTACGCCGGCCTGCTGTTCGCCTACGGGGCGTTCGATTTGATCCTGCGCGTCGCGATCGAATCGGCGAACTACATCAGATCCGGCGTGGCCCAAACGGCGGTGCTCTCGTCGACCGTCATCGGTTCGATCAACGGGTCCTACACCGCGAACGCCGCGATGACGGGCTCGTTTACGATTCCCACGATGAAAGACAGCGGGATGGCACCCCATCGAGCAGCCGCCATCGAAGCGGTCGCGTCGACGTCCGGACAGGTCCTGCCGCCCGTCATGGGCGCGTCGGCGTTCGTCATGGCGTCGTACCTGGGCGTCTCCTATCTCAACATCGTCATCGCCGGGATCATTCCGGCGGCAATCCTCGTCGCCTCGATCGGTATCGCCGTCCACTACACCGCGATCAGCGACTCGAGCAGTCAGGAGATGGACTTCTCCGAGTTCTTCGACGAGGAGCTGACGAACAGACAGAAGACCTCCGAAGCGATTCGGTTCGGCATTCCGTTCCTCGTCCTGATCTACCTCCTGGGGATCGCCCAGTACACGGTGATGACGGCCGCGCTGTGGACGATCGTCTCGATGATCGTCACCGGCGTCTGCTTCCCGACGGTCCAGCGCTTCGTGGACGAGTCGGACACCGGGGCGGGGTCGGAGTTCGTCACGCAGATCTGGAACACCGTCCACGGGTTCCGGCGCGGTGCGCTCATTCTCGCGCCGATCGCGATCATTCTGGCGGCGGTCAACGGCGTCGTCGACATCTTCAGCGTGACCGGCGTCCCGAACAAGATCGCCCTGCTGTTGATCGATCTCTCGGGCGGCGTCCTGCTGTTGGCCGTCCTCCTCGCGATGCTCGTCAGCATCTTGATGGGAGTCGGGATGCCGACGGTCGCGGCGTACGTCATCGTCGCGATCCTCATCGCCCCGACGCTCATCTCGGATTTCAACATTCCCGAGATAACGGCCCACTACACCGTGTTCTACGCCGCCATTCTGGCGGGTATCACCCCGCCGGTGGCGACGGCGGCGGTCGTCACGGCCGGCATCGCGGAGGCGAACTTCTGGCGGGTCTGTGGCGCTGCGATCAAGATCGCCGCACCGCTTTTCGTCCTCCCGGTCGCGTTCGTCTACAACCCGGGCATGATCTCCATGTCGTTCGGATCGACGACCGTGATCGCCGGTTCGCTGGTACTCCTCGGAGCCATCGCGATGATTTACGGGCTGAACTACCCGTTCAGAATGCGGGTCGGCCGTCGCGTCGCGCTCCGCGTCGGACTGACCGTCCTCGGCGCGGTCGTCATGGTCTACCCTGGACGGTACCTCAAACTCGCCGGTATCGTCCTGTTCGCCGGCGTCTTCATCACGGAAAAGGTGATGGTCCGCGGAATGGAACTCCCGTTCTTGCGAGGTGTCGGGCAATGA